In Bdellovibrio bacteriovorus, the genomic stretch CAGGGTAGAAAGAAGGGGTTATCGGCGAAAAGCGACCAACGCTTAGCTTAGCCCGCGCCCTTCCCCAATACAGTGAGTTCCAATATTCAAAGACTTTTTTTGTATTTTTAAGACGCAAGCTCTGTGACTCTCTCTCTATGATCTTTTCCTCTTCAAGAGCTTTTAAACTCCGATTTACCGACCCAACAGATAACCCTAATGTTTCGGCTAATTGCCTTTGAGTTAAACTTTGGTTCTCTAAAGAAGCTGCCAAATAGAATAGTACTTTCAATGTGCTGTCTGCGCGAAAACCTTCACTAGGCCCGTAACTGGAAATAGGAACAACAGATGAAAAGTTCTGAAGATGAACTGGAAAATTCAGCTCCTTTTCGAACTCTAAATAACCTATGCCTTTGTTTGTCAGCTGTCTTTTTATCGAATCAGCGATTGCCGGCGATGCCAAAAAAGCCATTCCCTGAAAGGAATCAGCAAAATTCAAAAATGTTTTAATTTGGCTCAAATGTTGAATTTGGCCCTTTACTTCTATGGCCAAATATTTTTCTTCACCACCGATCCTTACTTCGAGGTACGCGTCAGGAATATACCCCTC encodes the following:
- a CDS encoding type IV toxin-antitoxin system AbiEi family antitoxin, coding for MTSYDSELEKQGIEAVQEVLRDKLHIEITKNFGKIPLGEGYIPDAYLEVRIGGEEKYLAIEVKGQIQHLSQIKTFLNFADSFQGMAFLASPAIADSIKRQLTNKGIGYLEFEKELNFPVHLQNFSSVVPISSYGPSEGFRADSTLKVLFYLAASLENQSLTQRQLAETLGLSVGSVNRSLKALEEEKIIERESQSLRLKNTKKVFEYWNSLYWGRARAKLSVGRFSPITPSFYPDWQTYDLKATRSYWGGEPAVRRINDFLTPGFYTIYSYEPRLAAIMASLKLKKDPAGKIEILRSFWPENLNDSYRRTVPPFLILSDLYGSNIDRNIEAAENLLTYSPELRKWK